Proteins from a single region of Pyrus communis chromosome 6, drPyrComm1.1, whole genome shotgun sequence:
- the LOC137737978 gene encoding uncharacterized protein — MEGYFVSDGMLMKTMKKKRKEVEELDQVNEDFSDFSLSSPARKIRRLDAHLPPIMEEEEAEFVVAPNQVKLDAPVMEELPSENHEKAIVLFKPVSCPPVFSLRSDLISGFKDQFLRSSHYNLRQSAEEDDETVQNNANRCKAVVPWVPSQLPPVPSMELLQQAVAPGELMEAEGMVTATMEIEEESTEGQGMANMYGSGMWTSNEGFPEWQQQHCMIPQPPQNTTTPVTWFR, encoded by the exons ATGGAGGGCTACTTTGTCTCAGACGGAATGCTGATGAAAACgatgaagaaaaagaggaaggagGTGGAGGAGCTTGACCAAGTCAACGAAGACTTCTCCgacttttctctttcttctcccgCCAGAAAGATTCGCCGCCTG GATGCTCATTTGCCGCCAataatggaggaggaggaggcggagTTTGTGGTGGCTCCGAATCAGGTGAAATTAGATGCTCCGGTTATGGAGGAGTTGCCGTCAGAAAACCATGAGAAGGCCATTGTGCTCTTCAAGCCTGTCAGTTGCCCTCCCGTCTTCTCTCTTCGTTCCGATTTGATTTCCGGCTTCAAGG ACCAATTTCTGCGCTCCAGCCATTATAATCTGAGACAATCAGCTGAGGAAGATGACGAGACGGTGCAAAACAACGCGAATCGATGTAAAGCTGTTGTTCCATGGGTTCCAAGCCAGCTTCCGCCTGTGCCATCAATGGAGCTTTTGCAGCAAGCTGTGGCCCCGGGAGAGCTGATGGAGGCTGAAGGGATGGTAACAGCAACAATGGAGATTGAAGAGGAGAGCACAGAAGGACAAGGCATGGCTAACATGTATGGCAGCGGTATGTGGACGAGTAATGAAGGGTTTCCTGAGTGGCAGCAGCAGCATTGTATGATCCCACAGCCTCCACAAAACACCACCACACCTGTCACTTGGTTCCGATGA
- the LOC137738132 gene encoding ethanolamine-phosphate cytidylyltransferase-like: protein MEYETNNWIWDGMYNHPHVFGGLMLTAALLGLSTSYFGGITVPQLPYLWSESGIFHKKKCDKKRIRVYMDGCFDLMHYGHANALRQAKALGDELVVGVVSDEEIIANKGPPVLSMEERLALVSGLKWVDEVIPNAPYEITEQFMGRLFNEHKIDYIIHGDDPCLLPDGTDAYALAKKASRYKQIKRTEGVSSTDIVGRILASLKETDGKDQNGTSLQKSPESQPKSAHLSQFLPTSRRIVQFSNGKGPGPNARVVYIDGAFDLFHAGHVEILKNARQLGDFLLVGIHNDETVSEHRGKHPIMHLHERSLSVLGCRYVDEVIIGAPWEVTLDMITTFNISSVVHGTVSEYNSSFTGESDPYSLPKSMGIFKLLESPKSITTSSVSQRIIANHDAYLRRNAKKKESEKKYYAQKTYVSGD from the exons ATGGAATATGAAACTAACAACTGGATTTGGGATGGAATGTACAACCACCCACATGTATTTGGCGGTCTAATGCTGACAGCCGCCTTGCTCGGCTTGTCCACGAGCTATTTTGGTGGAATTACAGTTCCCCAGTTGCCTTATTTATGGTCTGAATCTGGGATCTTCCACAAgaagaaatgtgataagaagcgCATTCGGGTTTACATGGATGGTTGCTTTGATCTCATGCATTATGGTCATGCGAATGCCTTGAGGCAAGCCAAGGCTTTGGGAGATGAGTTGGTGGTGGGCGTAGTTAGCGACGAGGAGATTATTGCCAATAAAGGTCCACCTGTTTTATCCATGGAAGAGAG ACTGGCTCTCGTAAGTGGTTTGAAGTGGGTGGATGAAGTCATACCCAATGCTCCTTATGAAATTACTGAGCAATTCATGGGCAGACTCTTCAACGAGCATAAGATTGACTATATCATACATGGTGATGACCCTTGCCTGCTGCCAGATGGAACTGATGCTTACGCCTTGGCGAAAAAAGCTAGTCGCTACAAGCAAATTAAACGCACTGAAGGTGTCTCCAGCACAGATATTGTAG GGAGGATACTTGCTTCTCTAAAGGAGACAGATGGTAAAGATCAAAATGGTACTTCCTTGCAAAAATCCCCAGAAAGTCAACCCAAGAGTGCCCATTTATCTCAATTTCTGCCAACATCCCGACGTATTGTGCAATTCTCTAATGGAAAG GGACCTGGACCAAATGCTCGTGTTGTGTACATTGATGGGGCATTTGATCTCTTTCATGCAGGACATGTTGAG ATCTTGAAGAATGCTAGGCAGCTCGGAGACTTTCTACTAGTTGGCATCCACAATGATGAGACTGTCAG TGAACACAGAGGGAAGCATCCAATAATGCATTTACATGAACGTAGTCTTAGTGTATTGGGTTGCCGTTATGTTGATGAAGTCATCATTGGTGCTCCCTGGGAAGTTACCCTGGACATG ATAACAACTTTCAACATTTCATCAGTTGTGCATGGGACAGTTTCCGAGTACAACTCCTCGTTTACT GGTGAGAGCGATCCTTATTCTCTTCCCAAGAGCATGGGGATTTTCAAATTACTCGAAAGCCCAAAAAGTATAACAACATCATCAGTATCCCAGAGGATAATTGCAAATCATGATGCTTACTTG AGACGCAATGCCAAAAAGAAGGAGAGTGAAAAGAAGTACTATGCACAGAAGACGTATGTCTCAGGAGACTAG